One Gloeobacter morelensis MG652769 DNA window includes the following coding sequences:
- a CDS encoding dockerin type I domain-containing protein, producing the protein MFRTLLLLALLALPPGAALAAEAGDIDGDGRVDARDIQTIDAYLEGAIVLQDSQIASADADGDGKITRRDRDLLKRRVDGVALKGEARVGDGGGKIDLTSADSGVVTDKETGRPLAGVDVSLPDEGITVRTDSEGRFKLPKATGGKILTAKANNYAPFSLSAATGSPGGGFNLELERLSPRLQVIDDELHHLGDDRFGSGSANATDFRLRAEGIAYVRNFTLKNQPTGDMTLRIGSVIGLDTPQSAAAGQTQVAFFGTEQDGLRVYLNGNMIKQIYVNGDNIPVKLPRWLLNSGKNELRIETHAFNQPAFMSAGGLAGLLGAFGIGGMGMMAGSGIVDHDDIEFAHLVLEDSAGRAQEFSSRGRVYGGETPRGGEVYTPQVRP; encoded by the coding sequence ATGTTCCGGACTCTCCTTTTGCTTGCTCTGCTTGCCCTGCCGCCCGGTGCCGCTTTGGCCGCCGAAGCCGGTGACATCGACGGCGACGGCCGCGTCGATGCCAGGGACATCCAGACTATCGATGCCTACCTTGAAGGTGCCATCGTCCTGCAGGACAGCCAGATAGCAAGTGCTGACGCCGACGGGGACGGCAAGATCACCCGGCGCGACCGCGACCTGCTCAAGCGCCGCGTCGATGGGGTGGCCCTCAAGGGTGAGGCCCGCGTGGGGGACGGCGGCGGCAAGATCGATCTCACCAGTGCCGACAGCGGTGTGGTCACCGACAAAGAAACCGGCCGACCCCTCGCCGGGGTGGACGTATCGCTTCCTGATGAGGGGATCACCGTGCGCACCGACAGCGAGGGCCGCTTCAAGCTACCCAAGGCGACCGGCGGCAAGATCCTCACCGCCAAGGCCAACAACTACGCGCCTTTTTCGCTCTCGGCGGCCACCGGTTCGCCCGGCGGCGGTTTCAACCTGGAGCTGGAGCGCCTGTCTCCGAGACTGCAGGTAATCGACGACGAATTACACCACCTGGGCGACGACCGCTTCGGCAGCGGTTCGGCCAACGCCACCGATTTTCGCCTGCGCGCCGAGGGCATCGCCTACGTGCGCAATTTCACCCTCAAAAACCAGCCCACCGGCGATATGACCTTGCGCATCGGCTCGGTGATTGGCCTCGATACGCCCCAGTCCGCCGCCGCCGGTCAGACCCAGGTAGCCTTCTTCGGCACCGAGCAGGACGGCCTGCGCGTCTACCTTAACGGCAATATGATCAAACAAATCTACGTCAACGGCGACAATATCCCCGTCAAGTTGCCCCGCTGGCTGCTCAACTCCGGCAAGAACGAACTGCGCATCGAGACCCACGCCTTCAACCAGCCCGCCTTCATGTCCGCCGGGGGATTGGCGGGTTTGTTGGGCGCCTTTGGCATCGGCGGCATGGGCATGATGGCCGGCTCCGGCATCGTCGATCACGACGATATCGAATTTGCCCACTTGGTACTCGAAGACAGCGCCGGGCGAGCCCAGGAATTTAGCTCCCGCGGCCGGGTCTACGGCGGTGAGACTCCCCGTGGCGGCGAGGTCTACACCCCGCAAGTGCGTCCGTGA
- a CDS encoding rhodanese-like domain-containing protein, giving the protein MDHSPEFVKLVADAKTRVRECRIAEVRERQARGENFHLVDVREDSEWQAGHIPGARHIGKGVIERDIERAIPERDAPMVLYCGGGHRSALAADTLQKMGYTAVVSMDGGMRGWRAAGYPEQRPEG; this is encoded by the coding sequence ATGGATCATTCCCCGGAGTTTGTGAAACTGGTGGCCGACGCCAAAACCCGCGTGCGCGAATGCAGGATTGCCGAGGTGCGCGAGCGGCAGGCGCGGGGCGAAAATTTTCACCTGGTGGATGTGCGCGAAGATTCTGAATGGCAGGCGGGGCATATTCCCGGTGCCAGACATATCGGCAAAGGCGTGATCGAACGCGACATCGAACGGGCGATCCCCGAGCGCGACGCACCGATGGTGCTCTACTGCGGCGGCGGACACCGCTCGGCGTTGGCGGCGGACACCCTGCAAAAAATGGGCTACACCGCAGTCGTCTCGATGGATGGCGGCATGCGCGGCTGGCGCGCGGCGGGCTATCCGGAACAGAGGCCTGAAGGCTGA
- a CDS encoding Uma2 family endonuclease produces the protein MSTVPNPPRRNTIEIANDAAAPFDPQRWLATMSGGLTAALGDSARILVASNLTWFPLADDPAVRIVPDLFVVFGRPAGSRGAYYQWQEDHIAPQVVFELVSPVESLTQAAKAFAFYDRHGVEEYYLYDPLKEDICGWLRYEKRLEVIDPLQGWLSPRLGLRFEITCEGLTLRLPGGGPIAAEAQREQERALALQQLEEERQRANLERLRAERLAEQLRTLGIDPDKL, from the coding sequence GTGTCCACTGTCCCCAATCCGCCCAGGCGCAACACCATCGAGATTGCAAACGACGCTGCGGCCCCCTTTGACCCTCAGCGCTGGCTTGCGACGATGAGCGGGGGGCTCACCGCCGCTCTAGGCGACAGCGCACGGATACTGGTGGCAAGCAACCTCACCTGGTTCCCGCTCGCGGATGACCCGGCGGTGCGCATCGTCCCTGACCTGTTTGTGGTCTTCGGCCGCCCGGCGGGCTCGCGCGGGGCATACTACCAGTGGCAGGAGGACCATATCGCCCCCCAGGTGGTCTTCGAACTGGTCTCGCCGGTCGAATCGCTCACCCAGGCGGCCAAAGCATTTGCCTTCTACGATCGCCACGGCGTCGAGGAGTACTACCTCTACGACCCGCTCAAAGAGGACATTTGCGGCTGGTTGCGCTATGAGAAGCGGCTTGAGGTTATCGATCCTCTGCAGGGCTGGCTGAGCCCGCGCCTGGGCTTGCGTTTCGAGATCACCTGCGAGGGCCTGACGCTGCGGCTTCCCGGCGGCGGACCAATCGCCGCCGAGGCGCAACGGGAGCAAGAGCGCGCCCTGGCTTTGCAGCAACTGGAGGAGGAGCGCCAGCGGGCCAATCTCGAGCGGCTGCGCGCCGAGCGCCTGGCCGAGCAACTGCGCACCCTGGGTATCGATCCGGATAAGCTCTAA
- a CDS encoding CsbD family protein translates to MGIDKRVEATAKDVQGKAQEAWGDLTDDPKLELEGKAKQVEASAEHKKEDLKDQAHRTIDNA, encoded by the coding sequence ATGGGAATTGACAAACGTGTCGAAGCGACTGCCAAGGACGTGCAAGGCAAGGCCCAGGAAGCCTGGGGTGACCTGACCGACGATCCGAAGCTTGAGCTTGAGGGTAAGGCCAAGCAGGTGGAAGCCTCGGCTGAGCACAAGAAAGAAGACCTCAAAGACCAGGCCCACCGGACGATCGATAACGCCTGA
- the recJ gene encoding single-stranded-DNA-specific exonuclease RecJ, giving the protein MLPKQRWRIAQEDPVQARQLAEAFGLSPLIAQVLLNRGLTTCELAERYLTPQSWVLPEPGEAFAQLPRALDLLAQAIEAGTAIAICGDYDCDGMTSTALLLRAVRSLGGRIDYAIPSRLQEGYGINLRIVEAFYDRGIGLILTVDNGISAYAPIARAVELGMGVIITDHHDLPERLPPADAIVNPKMIPKTSPYAALAGVGVAYVLAKELARRLGRTGLADCLLELFTLGTVADLAPLVGVNRTWVLSGLAKIPSSSNTGVQALLAASGLAGRSDLKPEAIGFALGPRLNAVGRIGDPVTVIELLTTDDPAVAAERAAECELANQRRQELCAQIEAEAAQMLEAEKAGGLDLSDERVIVLAREGWHHGVIGIVASRLKDRHGAPVFIAAIEGEHARGSARGIPEFHVYEALKDSAELLAGFGGHPMAGGFSLLAANLPAFRKRLVQFARARLAPEQVAPLVEVDARVRLDQVDRRLLSEIDRLQPCGLGNAEPVFWVAGARVVEQKAMGKACTHLNLTVNDGTAERRAVGWRMAEWLPLPPFVDIAFQARENTWQGHSKVELEVVGLRAAPPAPIELPEPPPLHRPIRWYDHRHCEAAAFVHEFVAAQASPVLLYGHARPQLPCGLPVHYDRPQPTCGYEHLLLWSLPPSPLHLRWLIAATQPACVHLFAQAVPTTHAWTLQRHLRATYLPARPVEILRLAQRWWVSPRALCEALVEAGYLADWRSAVADKWHDWLGVELAGLAAWYASPIGALEALLAPQLTLKR; this is encoded by the coding sequence ATGCTCCCCAAACAGCGCTGGCGGATTGCTCAAGAAGATCCGGTGCAGGCCCGACAACTGGCCGAGGCGTTCGGCCTCTCGCCGCTGATCGCCCAGGTGCTCCTCAACCGCGGCCTCACCACCTGCGAACTGGCGGAGCGTTATCTTACCCCCCAAAGCTGGGTGTTGCCCGAACCCGGCGAAGCGTTCGCTCAACTGCCCCGGGCGCTCGATCTGCTGGCGCAAGCCATCGAGGCGGGCACGGCGATTGCCATTTGCGGCGATTACGACTGCGATGGCATGACCAGCACGGCGCTGCTGCTCCGGGCGGTGCGCAGCCTGGGGGGACGCATCGACTATGCGATCCCAAGCCGCCTGCAGGAAGGCTACGGCATCAACCTGCGCATCGTCGAAGCCTTCTATGACCGGGGCATTGGGCTGATTTTGACGGTAGACAACGGCATCTCCGCCTACGCGCCCATCGCCCGGGCAGTGGAACTGGGCATGGGCGTCATCATCACCGACCACCACGACCTGCCCGAGCGCTTGCCCCCCGCCGACGCCATTGTCAACCCCAAGATGATTCCCAAAACTTCGCCCTACGCGGCCCTGGCCGGGGTGGGGGTAGCCTACGTGCTGGCAAAAGAACTGGCCCGACGTCTGGGGAGAACCGGCCTCGCCGATTGTCTGCTGGAACTGTTTACCCTGGGAACCGTGGCCGACCTGGCACCTTTGGTAGGGGTCAACCGCACCTGGGTGCTCTCGGGACTTGCGAAAATCCCCAGCTCGTCCAATACCGGGGTGCAAGCCCTGCTTGCCGCCTCGGGCCTGGCCGGTCGAAGCGACCTCAAGCCCGAGGCCATCGGTTTCGCCCTCGGGCCGCGCCTCAACGCCGTGGGCCGCATCGGCGATCCGGTGACAGTGATCGAGCTGCTGACCACCGACGATCCGGCCGTGGCTGCCGAGCGGGCCGCCGAGTGTGAACTGGCCAACCAGCGCCGCCAAGAACTATGCGCGCAGATCGAGGCGGAGGCAGCCCAGATGCTCGAAGCTGAGAAAGCCGGGGGGCTGGATCTCAGTGACGAGCGGGTGATTGTGCTGGCGCGCGAGGGCTGGCACCACGGCGTGATCGGCATCGTGGCAAGCCGCCTCAAGGACCGCCACGGCGCGCCGGTGTTTATCGCCGCCATCGAAGGCGAGCACGCCCGCGGCTCGGCCCGGGGTATCCCCGAATTCCATGTCTACGAAGCGCTCAAAGACAGCGCCGAATTGCTCGCAGGCTTTGGCGGCCACCCGATGGCGGGCGGCTTTTCGCTGCTTGCCGCCAACTTGCCGGCCTTTCGGAAGCGGCTTGTACAATTTGCCCGCGCCCGGCTTGCCCCTGAGCAGGTTGCCCCGCTGGTCGAGGTGGACGCCCGGGTGCGACTTGATCAGGTCGATCGTCGGCTGCTAAGCGAGATCGACCGGTTGCAACCCTGCGGTCTGGGTAACGCCGAACCGGTCTTTTGGGTGGCAGGAGCGCGCGTCGTCGAGCAAAAGGCGATGGGCAAGGCCTGCACCCACCTCAATCTCACCGTGAACGACGGCACCGCCGAGCGGCGGGCGGTGGGTTGGCGGATGGCCGAGTGGCTGCCGCTGCCGCCGTTTGTCGATATCGCCTTTCAGGCTAGAGAGAACACCTGGCAGGGTCATTCAAAAGTCGAACTGGAGGTGGTGGGCCTGCGCGCCGCCCCCCCCGCCCCCATCGAACTCCCGGAACCGCCGCCGTTGCACCGGCCAATCCGCTGGTACGACCATCGGCACTGCGAAGCTGCGGCCTTTGTGCACGAATTCGTCGCTGCCCAGGCTTCCCCGGTGCTGCTCTACGGCCACGCCAGGCCGCAGTTGCCCTGCGGGCTGCCGGTGCACTACGACCGGCCGCAGCCGACCTGTGGCTACGAGCATCTGCTGCTGTGGAGCCTGCCGCCCTCGCCTTTGCACCTGCGCTGGCTGATCGCCGCCACCCAGCCGGCTTGTGTGCATCTATTCGCCCAGGCTGTGCCTACCACGCACGCCTGGACATTACAGCGCCACTTGAGGGCCACCTACCTGCCCGCACGACCCGTGGAAATCCTGCGTCTTGCCCAGCGGTGGTGGGTCTCCCCGCGCGCCTTGTGCGAAGCGCTCGTCGAGGCGGGCTATCTCGCCGACTGGCGCTCCGCCGTAGCCGACAAGTGGCACGACTGGCTCGGGGTGGAACTGGCGGGTCTTGCCGCCTGGTACGCCAGCCCAATTGGAGCGCTCGAAGCGCTGTTGGCCCCTCAGCTGACGCTCAAGCGGTAG
- a CDS encoding acetyltransferase, whose protein sequence is MRWSVAVLLKNKTTDSLVEINDIAQLVNPVAERVRAQNQAGEEEQNPEMFAKADLIFPSGEALPRCWTDADYRLSVS, encoded by the coding sequence GTGCGCTGGAGTGTCGCCGTGCTGCTCAAGAACAAAACCACCGACAGCCTTGTCGAAATCAACGACATCGCCCAACTGGTCAACCCGGTCGCGGAGCGGGTAAGGGCCCAGAACCAGGCCGGTGAGGAAGAGCAAAATCCCGAGATGTTCGCCAAGGCGGATCTGATCTTTCCGTCCGGCGAGGCGCTGCCGCGCTGTTGGACGGACGCGGACTACCGCTTGAGCGTCAGCTGA
- the purB gene encoding adenylosuccinate lyase, with the protein MIERYTLPEMGALWTEEQKYRNWLKVEMAACEALAELGEIPQAAWQEIRSKAGFDVGRIAALEAEVRHDVIAFLTSVNEHVGPAGRFIHLGLTSSDVLDTALALQLVQALDVLALKLEELMAATRAKAREHRDTVMIGRTHGIHAEPITFGFKLAGWLAELARHAERLRALRPRLAAGKLSGAVGTYANLDPRVEERACELLGLVRDTASTQVISRDRHAEFVQALALMAGSIERFAVEIRNLQRTDVLEVEEYFAAGQKGSSAMPHKRNPITSEQLSGLARIVRSNATAALENMALWHERDISHSSVERVILPDSAILVHYMLVKFTALVEKLAVYPENMARNLHRYGGVVFSQRVLLALVAKGLSREEAYRIVQTNAHKAWNLEGGDFRALTAADPEVQALLAPPELAACFEPTHHLKHLDTVFARLEI; encoded by the coding sequence GTGATCGAGCGCTATACCCTGCCCGAGATGGGTGCTCTGTGGACTGAGGAGCAGAAGTATCGCAACTGGTTGAAAGTGGAGATGGCCGCCTGCGAGGCTCTGGCGGAGCTGGGTGAGATTCCGCAGGCAGCGTGGCAGGAGATCCGCAGCAAGGCGGGTTTTGATGTCGGGCGTATCGCCGCGTTGGAAGCCGAAGTGCGGCACGATGTGATCGCCTTTTTGACGAGTGTCAACGAGCATGTCGGCCCGGCGGGACGGTTCATTCATCTGGGGCTCACCAGTTCGGACGTGCTCGATACGGCCCTGGCGCTGCAGCTGGTGCAGGCGCTCGACGTCCTCGCTCTGAAGCTGGAGGAACTCATGGCCGCCACGCGCGCGAAGGCGCGCGAGCACCGCGACACCGTGATGATCGGCCGCACCCACGGCATTCATGCCGAGCCCATCACCTTCGGCTTCAAGCTCGCCGGTTGGCTTGCAGAACTCGCTCGCCACGCCGAGCGCCTGCGCGCCCTCAGGCCGCGTCTGGCGGCGGGCAAGCTCTCCGGAGCGGTGGGCACCTATGCCAATCTCGATCCGCGCGTCGAGGAGCGCGCCTGCGAGCTGTTGGGTTTGGTTCGCGACACCGCTTCTACCCAGGTGATCAGCCGCGACCGCCACGCCGAATTTGTGCAGGCCCTGGCGCTGATGGCCGGGTCGATCGAGCGCTTCGCCGTCGAGATCCGCAACTTGCAGCGCACCGACGTTCTCGAAGTGGAGGAATACTTCGCCGCGGGCCAGAAAGGTTCCTCGGCCATGCCCCACAAGCGCAATCCGATCACCTCCGAGCAACTGAGCGGGCTGGCGCGCATCGTGCGCTCCAACGCCACGGCGGCCCTTGAGAATATGGCCCTCTGGCACGAGCGCGACATCTCCCACTCATCTGTAGAACGGGTGATTCTACCGGACAGTGCGATCCTCGTGCACTACATGCTCGTCAAATTCACCGCTCTCGTCGAAAAGCTTGCGGTCTACCCCGAGAACATGGCGCGTAACCTGCATCGCTATGGCGGCGTCGTCTTCAGCCAGCGGGTGCTCCTGGCGCTGGTAGCAAAAGGTCTCAGCCGCGAGGAAGCTTACCGCATCGTACAAACCAACGCCCACAAAGCCTGGAACCTCGAGGGAGGCGATTTTCGCGCCCTGACCGCGGCCGATCCTGAGGTGCAGGCTCTCCTTGCCCCGCCGGAATTGGCGGCCTGCTTCGAGCCGACGCACCACCTGAAGCACTTAGATACGGTCTTTGCACGGCTGGAAATCTAG
- a CDS encoding WD40 repeat domain-containing protein, with product MSLLLEPLIYTSLPGRGFATLASDAVDEATRQVFFDEIVSCHWNAYDPPPANFRAVFLHWDPACGRTLFGWLYNDGRDEIGRANVPYFLCYRLRDPLDAVRLERVFAALERGPLAFVERANLPTALVSVAWGEETTADAARPGVALPAPVKTFAREGWRRGEPVRLFVAGEEDATAGAIEALTARLPVAVRERRQSLERRKTRRTPRLAIAGAVVLVASLAGAAVALWQPAPPAPAPARIASSPAVRCQSSNCPSWQQASARTVGAHPGPVWASAVRPDGRMYASGDDDGAIRLWSPAGGLLQALEGHTGTVRAVVFTPDGRTLASAGSDRRVRLWDVGTGKLRRTLKGHSQPVWTLAMAPDGRTLASGSGDRSVRLWDIASGRQLYRLRGHGDWVFAVAFSPDGRTLASAGKDETIRLWNSADGELLATLRGHSAPVRALDWSQDGRTLASASWDKTVALWDMPGQTVRTRLSGHTARVTAVGLAPDGQLVASGSIDGTVRLWQPDTRRQIRRFDLPDWVLSLGFSRDGQILIAGGKDSTLRLWKRL from the coding sequence ATGTCTTTGCTGCTTGAGCCATTAATATATACCAGTCTGCCGGGCAGGGGGTTCGCGACCCTGGCGAGCGATGCCGTCGATGAAGCCACGCGCCAGGTGTTCTTCGATGAGATCGTCTCTTGCCACTGGAATGCCTACGACCCGCCCCCAGCAAACTTTCGGGCGGTTTTTCTGCATTGGGATCCAGCCTGTGGCCGCACGCTGTTCGGTTGGCTGTACAACGACGGGCGCGACGAGATCGGCCGCGCGAATGTGCCGTATTTTTTGTGTTACCGGTTGCGCGATCCCCTCGACGCTGTGCGGCTGGAGCGGGTTTTTGCGGCTCTGGAGCGCGGACCGCTTGCCTTTGTCGAACGCGCGAATCTACCCACGGCACTGGTGAGTGTGGCCTGGGGCGAGGAGACAACCGCCGATGCGGCGCGGCCGGGGGTAGCTCTGCCTGCCCCCGTCAAAACGTTCGCCCGCGAGGGTTGGCGCCGGGGTGAACCGGTACGGTTGTTTGTAGCCGGGGAGGAGGACGCAACGGCGGGGGCTATTGAAGCGCTGACCGCCCGACTGCCGGTAGCTGTGCGGGAGCGCCGACAATCGCTGGAGCGGCGCAAGACCCGCCGCACGCCCAGGTTGGCGATTGCCGGGGCCGTGGTATTGGTCGCTTCGCTGGCGGGTGCCGCTGTGGCCCTGTGGCAGCCCGCTCCCCCCGCCCCCGCCCCCGCCCGCATCGCTTCTTCCCCGGCGGTGCGCTGTCAGAGCAGCAATTGCCCATCCTGGCAGCAGGCGAGCGCCAGGACAGTCGGCGCGCATCCTGGCCCGGTCTGGGCGAGCGCGGTGCGACCCGACGGCCGGATGTACGCCAGTGGCGACGACGATGGGGCCATCCGGCTCTGGTCCCCTGCCGGAGGACTGTTGCAGGCGCTGGAAGGCCACACAGGCACCGTGCGCGCGGTGGTCTTTACCCCCGATGGCCGCACCCTCGCCTCCGCCGGCAGCGACCGGCGCGTGCGACTGTGGGATGTGGGCACGGGCAAATTGCGGCGCACCCTCAAAGGACACAGCCAGCCGGTCTGGACTCTGGCGATGGCCCCCGACGGCCGCACCCTCGCCTCCGGCAGCGGCGATCGCAGCGTGCGACTGTGGGACATTGCCTCCGGGCGGCAACTGTACCGGCTGCGCGGCCATGGTGATTGGGTCTTTGCTGTCGCCTTCAGCCCGGACGGCCGCACCCTCGCCTCCGCCGGCAAAGACGAGACCATCCGCCTGTGGAACAGCGCCGACGGCGAGCTGTTGGCCACCCTGCGCGGCCACAGCGCTCCGGTGCGCGCCCTCGACTGGAGCCAGGACGGCCGCACCCTCGCCTCGGCAAGCTGGGACAAGACCGTAGCGCTGTGGGATATGCCCGGCCAAACAGTGCGCACCCGCCTGAGCGGACACACCGCCCGGGTGACGGCGGTGGGCCTCGCCCCGGATGGCCAATTGGTCGCAAGCGGCAGCATCGACGGCACCGTGCGGCTGTGGCAACCCGATACCCGCCGGCAGATCCGTCGCTTCGACCTTCCTGACTGGGTACTCTCGCTGGGATTCAGCCGGGATGGACAAATATTGATAGCAGGCGGCAAGGACAGCACACTGCGCCTCTGGAAGCGCCTTTAG
- the rpsS gene encoding 30S ribosomal protein S19, which translates to MGRSLKKGVFVADHLLRKIETMNSKNEKRVIKTWSRASTIVPQMIGHTIAVHNGKEHLPVYVTEQMVGQKLGEFVPTRVFKGHAGKDKKGKR; encoded by the coding sequence ATGGGACGTTCGCTGAAAAAAGGAGTCTTCGTCGCCGATCACCTCCTGCGCAAGATCGAGACGATGAACAGCAAAAACGAGAAGCGCGTCATCAAGACCTGGTCGCGCGCTTCGACGATCGTACCGCAGATGATTGGCCACACGATCGCGGTGCACAACGGCAAGGAGCACCTGCCGGTCTACGTCACCGAGCAGATGGTGGGCCAAAAACTCGGCGAATTCGTGCCGACGCGCGTCTTCAAGGGCCACGCCGGCAAAGACAAAAAAGGCAAGCGCTAG
- the rplB gene encoding 50S ribosomal protein L2: protein MGIRKYRPMTPGTRQRSGADFAEVTKSKPEKKLTKYVHRKQGRNNQGVITSRFRGGGHKRLYRFIDFKRDKRGIPAEVLAIEYDPNRNARIALVQYTDGEKRYILHPVGLKVGARISAGEDAPIELGCALPLEKLPLGSNVHNIELLPGRGGQMARAAGAVAQLMAKEGEYATLRLPSGEVRIVRKECYATLGQVGNLDAKNISIGKAGRQRWLGKRPHNRGVVMNAVDHPHGGGEGKSPIGGKPQTPWGKSALGTKTRKRRKPSSKFIIRRRKTASGRG from the coding sequence ATGGGCATTCGCAAATACCGACCGATGACCCCGGGCACCCGCCAGCGCTCCGGCGCCGACTTTGCCGAGGTCACCAAGTCCAAGCCCGAGAAAAAACTCACCAAGTACGTCCACCGCAAGCAGGGGCGCAACAACCAGGGTGTGATCACCAGCCGATTTCGCGGCGGCGGTCACAAGCGCTTGTACCGCTTCATCGACTTTAAGCGCGACAAGCGCGGCATCCCGGCCGAGGTCCTGGCCATCGAGTACGATCCCAACCGCAACGCGCGCATCGCCCTGGTGCAGTACACCGACGGCGAGAAGCGCTACATCCTGCATCCGGTCGGGCTCAAAGTCGGCGCGCGCATCAGTGCCGGCGAAGACGCGCCTATCGAACTTGGCTGCGCATTGCCGCTGGAGAAGCTGCCGCTCGGCTCCAACGTCCACAACATTGAGCTGTTGCCGGGGCGGGGCGGCCAGATGGCCCGCGCCGCCGGGGCGGTTGCCCAGTTGATGGCTAAAGAAGGCGAGTACGCCACGCTGCGTCTGCCCTCGGGCGAAGTGCGCATCGTGCGCAAGGAGTGCTACGCCACATTGGGCCAGGTAGGCAACCTCGATGCCAAGAACATCTCCATCGGCAAAGCCGGTCGCCAGCGCTGGCTGGGCAAACGGCCCCACAACCGCGGTGTGGTCATGAACGCGGTGGATCACCCCCACGGCGGCGGCGAGGGCAAAAGTCCAATTGGCGGCAAGCCCCAGACGCCCTGGGGCAAAAGTGCCCTGGGCACCAAGACCCGCAAGCGCCGCAAGCCCAGCAGCAAGTTCATCATCCGCCGTCGCAAAACGGCTTCCGGGCGAGGTTAA
- a CDS encoding ribose-phosphate pyrophosphokinase: MPRRSTVQPVRLMGDERLRLFSGSANPELAQLVARYLGLAPGPLVRKSFADGELYVQIQESIRGCDVYLVQPTCSPVNDSLMELLILIDACRRASARQITAVLPYYGYARADRKTAGRESITAKLVANLITAAGVDRVLAMDLHSAQIQAYFDIPLDHVYGSPVLLQYIKEKQLGDMVIVSPDVGGVSRARAFAKKLDDAPLAIVDKRRQAPNEVEIMNVIGDVKGKTAILVDDMIDTAGTISEAAKVLLRQGAKEVYACATHAVFSSRAIDRLSDGTFTEVLVTNTIPVPPDRRFAQLRVLSVADLIGEAIWRIHEDSSVSSMFR, encoded by the coding sequence CTGCCGCGCAGATCCACGGTACAACCGGTGCGCCTGATGGGTGACGAGCGGCTGAGGTTGTTCTCCGGTTCGGCCAATCCGGAACTGGCCCAGCTGGTGGCCCGCTACCTGGGTCTGGCCCCTGGACCGCTAGTGCGCAAGTCCTTTGCCGACGGCGAATTGTACGTTCAGATTCAAGAGTCTATCCGCGGCTGCGACGTCTATCTGGTGCAGCCCACCTGCAGCCCCGTCAACGACAGCCTGATGGAGTTGCTGATTCTCATCGATGCCTGCCGCCGCGCTTCCGCCCGCCAGATTACCGCCGTGCTGCCTTATTACGGCTACGCCCGCGCCGACCGCAAGACCGCCGGTCGCGAATCGATCACCGCCAAATTGGTGGCCAACTTGATCACAGCAGCAGGTGTCGACCGGGTGCTTGCCATGGACCTGCACTCCGCTCAGATCCAGGCCTATTTTGACATTCCCCTCGACCATGTCTACGGCTCGCCGGTCCTGCTGCAGTACATCAAAGAAAAGCAGCTGGGCGATATGGTGATCGTTTCTCCCGACGTGGGCGGCGTCAGCCGGGCGCGCGCCTTTGCCAAAAAACTCGATGACGCCCCGCTTGCCATTGTCGACAAGCGCCGCCAGGCTCCCAACGAAGTCGAAATCATGAACGTGATTGGCGACGTCAAGGGCAAAACCGCCATCCTGGTCGACGACATGATCGACACCGCCGGCACCATCTCGGAGGCGGCCAAGGTGCTGTTGCGCCAGGGAGCCAAAGAAGTCTACGCCTGCGCCACCCATGCGGTCTTCTCCTCTCGGGCCATCGATCGCCTCTCCGACGGCACCTTCACCGAGGTGCTGGTCACCAACACCATCCCGGTGCCGCCCGATCGTCGCTTTGCGCAGCTGCGGGTGCTCTCGGTGGCGGACCTCATCGGCGAGGCGATCTGGCGCATCCACGAAGATTCCTCCGTCAGCAGCATGTTTCGCTGA